A genomic region of Chiroxiphia lanceolata isolate bChiLan1 chromosome 33, bChiLan1.pri, whole genome shotgun sequence contains the following coding sequences:
- the LOC116779929 gene encoding ankyrin repeat domain-containing protein 26-like codes for MPWLLSKKRRQSPSSSPSGQPWAATSSSSASQLREQGLARLHHAAARGDLGWLRRWHWYVKVVGIDRPDQEMQTPLHLASANGHADVVRYLLRKNSQPNLADNFKRTALMKAVQQEQEECAAVLLEHGADPNLADADGNTALHLAVLSKNTAVAGLLLEHHAKSDAQNQWGFTPFQLAALQQHEEILECLVNKAADRSAQGQGESHEAHLEEDNLPLQEELDRADAELQEEEEKHLLSEHCVPDLKTALDAKKREAITSSQELQDLLEEDAQDFASENSRLEATVQQPSDGVEALPRALQASASVAELSQQLDREREQCTELEVKNQALQEELSTLRGKCENLTMDKCQLQEELVKLQHHLETNVVDRSQLEQCKREVEEQADQEIRQKLQEVNEFLQVQAAYQDTLEEIRTSHVDSLKKQLEDRIRDLERALGRRKSNQPERPFQKESTQAEVDKYKELYLVEAKTRKNLTKKLERANERLAEANTKLFLERHRSKSAVPSSAVSGHLVASPLLDSPGLGHLGISLGLSRSLGLRTAPRHLW; via the exons ATGCCGTGGCTTCTGAGCAAGAAGCGACGGCAGTcgccctccagcagccccagtgggcagccctgggctgccaccagctccagcagtgcctccCAGCTCCGGGAGCAGGGGCTGGCCAGGCTGCACCACGCGGCCGCCCGCGGTGACCTGGGCTGGCTGAGGCGCTGGCACTGGTACGTGAAGGTAGTCGGCATCGACAGGCCAGACCAGGAGATGCA gaCACCTCTGCATCTGGCTTCAGCCAATGGCCATGCAGATGTCGTGAGATATCTGCTAAGAAAGAACAGTCAGCCCAACCTCGCCGACAACTTCAAGAGAACGGCCCTGATGAAG GCagtccagcaggagcaggaggaatgtgctgctgttctgctggAACACGGTGCCGACCCCAATCTGGCAGACGCTGACGGCAACACTGCCCTTCACCTGGCTGTCCTCTCTAAAAACACAGCTGTAGCAGGGCTGTTACTGGAGCATCATGCCAAGAGTGATGCTCAGAACCAG tGGGGATTTACCCCCTTCCAACTTGCAGCCTTGCAACAGCATGAGGAGATTCTGGAGTGCCTTGTGAACAAAGCAGCTGACAGGTCTGCTCAAGGCCAGGGGGAAAG CCATGAGGCTCACCTGGAGGAAGATAATCTACCcttgcaggaggagctggacaGGGCTGACGCGGAG ctgcaggaggaggaagaaaagcatcttCTGTCTGAGCATTGTGTTCCTGACTTGAAGACTGCCTTGGATGCCAAGAAAAGAGAGGCAATAACTTCTTCCCAGGAACTTCAGGACCTC CTGGAAGAAGATGCACAAGA CTTTGCAAGTGAGAACAGCAGATTGGAAGCCACAGTCCAGCAGCCAAGCGATGGCGTTGAAGCCCTTCCGAGAGCCCTGCAAGCCTCTGCCTCA GTTGCTGAACTTTCCCAGCAGTTGGACAGGGAACGTGAACagtgcacagagctggaggTCAAAAATCAGGCTTTGCAAGAAGAGCTGTCTACCCTGCGTGGGAAGTGCGAGAACCTGACGATGGACAAATGCCAGCTGCAAGAAGAACTGGTAAAACTCCAGCATCATTTGGAGACCAACGTGGTGGATCGCAGCCAACTAGAACAGTGTAAAAGAGAGGTGGAAGAACAAGCAGACCAGGAAATAAGACAAAAACTCCAAGAAGTCAATGAGTTTTTGCAA GTACAGGCAGCCTACCAGGACACATTAGAAGAAATCAGAACCAGTCATGTGGACTCCCTGAAAAAACAGTTAGAAGACAGAATTAGAGATCTGGAACGTgcactgggaaggagaaaaagcaacCAACCAGAAAGACCTTTTCAGAAAGAATCCACCCAGGCAGAAGTGGACAAGTACAAAGAGCTGTATCTGGTGGaagccaaaaccagaaaaaacctCACCAAGAAACTGGAAAG AGCTAATGAGAGACTTGCAGAGGCCAACACCAAGCTCTTTTTGGAGCGCCACAGAAGCAAATCTGCAGTCCCAAGCAGTGCTGTCAGCGGACACCTGGTTGCAAGTCCACTTCTGGATTCACCTGGCCTGGGACATCTTGGCATCAGTTTGGGACTGAGCAGAAGTCTGGGTCTCAGAACAGCACCCAGACACCTGTGGTAA
- the LOC116779930 gene encoding uncharacterized protein LOC116779930, whose protein sequence is MHIRRRTPRTTAPELMAEPDTRSAELKEKPDGSTTPIDRTATSDTAVTEGTANPDTALADLIAKDDTEPSHCTAEPDTVLAEDTTGSDTAVTDVMAKADKVPMPIDGTSHSDGALMDDTTKPDTALVGDTTGSNTDLVAQADVTPMPTEGTASSDEAPMDDTANPETAMTDDTTNIEITKSDLMAEGDATTECIRNTDTTPVESATDAPNLHSLEGKGVSSWKLVPTIVWYIHHNLTFHVSPHTDICRPAEAQPLDVVMTLLRCAPECDRAAAMMWRSIGSSGTTVDKVLPVLLQVMEDWPVHGMSTSDGDSRDVFTLAATLALWLIVQEPKCQDAVMNYLPRLLVALLFQVSMRTEQVPEEVNTFWRGCLEQHHLPTQPNRCSIPVLSPCRALGAGASTPSMT, encoded by the exons ATGCACATTCGGCGAAGAACACCCAGGACCACAGCACCTGAGCTCATGGCAGAGCCTGACACCAGGTCAGCTGAGCTCAAGGAGAAGCCTGATGGCAGTACCACGCCCATTGATCGCACGGCAACCTCTGACACCGCTGTGACGGAGGGCACGGCCAACCCCGACACCGCACTGGCCGATCTCATTGCAAAGGATGACACTGAACCCAGTCATTGCACAGCAGAGCCTGACACCGTTTTGGCTGAAGATACAACCGGTTCTGACACCGCAGTCACTGATGTCATGGCCAAGGCTGACAAGGTGCCGATGCCAATTGATGGCACATCACACTCTGACGGGGCACTGATGGACGACACAACAAAGCCTGACACCGCTTTGGTTGGTGACACAACCGGCTCCAACACTGATCTCGTGGCACAGGCTGACGTCACACCGATGCCGACTGAGGGCACAGCAAGCTCTGATGAGGCACCGATGGATGACACAGCAAACCCTGAGACTGCCATGACCGATGACACAACCAACATTGAAATCACAAAAAGTGATCTCATGGCAGAGGGTGATGCCACTACTGAGTGCATCAGAAACACTGACACCACACCAGTTGAGAGTGCAACTGATGCTCCCAATCTGCACTCTTTGGAGGGGAAAGGTGTCTCCAGTTGGAAGCTA GTGCCGACAATCGTTTGGTACATCCACCACAACCTCACGTTCCACGTGTCTCCTCACACTGACATCTGCAGGCCCGCTGAGGCACAGCCACTTGATGTGGTGATGACTCTCCTGCGCTGTGCCCCAGAGTGTGACAG agctgctgcaatgATGTGGAGAAGCATCGGCTCCTCGGGAACAACAGTGGATAAGGTGCTGCCAGTACTGCTCCAAGTGATGGAGGATTGGCCAGTGCATGGAATGTCCACCTCCGATGGTGACAGCAGAGATGTGTTTACCCTGGCT GCAACCCTGGCACTGTGGTTGATCGTCCAGGAGCCCAAGTGCCAGGATGCAGTCATGAATTACCTCCCCCGCCTGCTCGTGGCTCTGCTGTTCCAAGTGTCCATGCGCACAGAGCAGGTGCCAGAAGAGGTGAACACCTTCTGGAGGGGATGTCTGGAGCAACATCACCTTCCCACCCAGCCCAAcaggtgctccatcccagtCCTCTCTCCCTGTCGTGCCCTGGGGGCTGGGGCCAGCACTCCCAGCATGACCTGA
- the LOC116779931 gene encoding solute carrier family 35 member F4-like, translated as MPFKNTVSKGLSTCSTESLDVGSFNILVNFGVVLTYPILISIGTVLSVPGNAGTTAAVDLVKHKMIFSVVRLGATIIICIGFLLMLLPEQWDETTLRFINSLKERKSEDHTDEITESSVHTRSRSRANETVSVPLAQGWA; from the exons ATGCCATTTAAAAACACTGTTTCAAAGGGACTTTCCACGTGCAGCACGGAGAGCCTGGATGTGGGAT CTTTCAATATCCTGGTTAACTTTGGTGTCGTGCTCACATACCCCATCCTGATCTCCATTGGCACAGTGCTCAGTGTCCCTGGAAATGCAGGAACCACAGCTG CCGTGGATCTGGTGAAACACAAAATGATCTTCAGCGTGGTGAGGTTGGGAGCCACCATCATCATCTGCATCGGGTTCCTGCTCATGCTGCTCCCCGAGCAATGGGATGAGACAACCCTGAGATTCATCAACAGcctgaaggagaggaagagtgaGGATCACACCGACGAGATCACAGAGTCCAGTGTCCACacgaggagcaggagcagagctaaCGAGACAGTGTCTGTACCACTGGCTCAGGGCTG gGCCTAG